Proteins encoded by one window of Candidatus Sumerlaea chitinivorans:
- a CDS encoding Manganese ABC transporter, inner membrane permease protein SitC yields the protein MLAQETTSWAMVLTSHTLRTVALGAAVLGAVSGVLGSFAVLRRQSLIGDTVSHAALPGIALAFLLTGTRSPLLLLLGAALAGLLSTMFVVLLLNTSKLKEDTALGIVLSVFFGTGLMLLTFVQRLPNANQAGLDRYLFGQAAALLYEDIWIMVWCGVVALVPLLAFWKEFKIITFDRQFAASIGLPVQRFDMLMTTLLVVAIVMGLQMVGVVLMSAMIVAPGAAARQWTNRLGWMVALSALFGSVSGAFGAFLSSLAPRLPAGPIIVLCATSFALLSLLFAPAHGVMWAWVRQWIARRRFAAETALVNLYELATQHGDWAHPHSTGAIRAMSPTAVGLRGSLRRLVAQGLVVATSDGKWALTKEGQAEAERIIRSLGQRESVQ from the coding sequence ATGCTGGCGCAAGAGACAACGTCTTGGGCGATGGTGCTTACGAGCCACACGCTCCGGACAGTGGCCCTCGGTGCGGCCGTCTTAGGGGCAGTGAGTGGCGTATTAGGGAGTTTTGCCGTTTTGCGGCGCCAGAGCCTGATCGGTGATACTGTCTCTCATGCGGCGCTTCCCGGAATCGCATTGGCGTTTCTACTCACAGGGACCCGATCGCCTCTTCTGCTCCTTCTGGGAGCAGCACTGGCGGGACTGCTGAGCACAATGTTTGTGGTTTTACTGCTGAACACATCAAAGCTGAAGGAGGACACGGCGCTCGGTATTGTGCTCTCCGTGTTCTTCGGCACGGGCTTGATGCTTCTGACGTTTGTTCAGCGGCTCCCGAACGCGAATCAAGCTGGACTGGACCGCTATTTGTTCGGCCAAGCAGCGGCCTTGCTTTACGAGGACATTTGGATCATGGTGTGGTGTGGGGTTGTGGCGCTGGTTCCCCTGCTGGCCTTCTGGAAAGAGTTCAAGATCATCACCTTCGATCGTCAGTTCGCGGCAAGTATTGGCCTGCCGGTTCAGCGTTTTGACATGCTAATGACGACGCTCCTTGTGGTAGCCATTGTCATGGGGCTCCAGATGGTGGGAGTTGTTTTAATGAGCGCAATGATCGTTGCGCCGGGGGCGGCCGCGAGGCAGTGGACGAACCGCCTTGGTTGGATGGTTGCGCTTTCTGCTCTGTTTGGCTCGGTGTCCGGCGCCTTCGGAGCGTTCTTGAGCAGCCTTGCGCCGCGCTTGCCGGCTGGCCCCATTATTGTCCTATGTGCTACGAGTTTTGCCCTGCTGTCGCTCTTATTCGCGCCCGCCCACGGGGTGATGTGGGCTTGGGTTCGACAGTGGATCGCTCGGCGGCGCTTTGCGGCAGAGACCGCTCTCGTGAATCTCTATGAACTTGCGACGCAGCATGGGGATTGGGCCCATCCGCACAGTACAGGAGCAATTCGAGCGATGAGCCCGACCGCAGTAGGTCTGCGTGGCTCGTTACGGCGCCTCGTGGCTCAAGGGCTCGTGGTGGCAACCTCAGATGGCAAGTGGGCGCTGACCAAAGAGGGGCAAGCCGAAGCCGAACGCATCATTCGTTCACTTGGGCAGAGAGAAAGTGTACAATGA
- a CDS encoding Manganese ABC transporter, inner membrane permease protein SitD encodes MTQVQLEILLIAVMVAVGCALPGTYLVLRRMALMSDAISHSILLGIVLAYFWVRDLSSPFLVAAATLTGVLTVTLVELLVNTRRIYNDAAIGLVFPALFSVGVLLISRNAAHVHLDTDAVLLGELAFAPFNRFEVEGHDLGPLSAWVMGGILLLNVLFVTVFYKELKLASFDAALAAAQGFMPTLLHYSLMTLVSVTAVGAFDAVGSVLVVAFMVVPPATALLLSDRLSRVLLLAALFGVGSAVVGYWVAHFLDASIAGSMASMAGMMFLLVYLFAPNRGLVAQARRRAAQRLEFAIQMLVVHLLHHELRPEAETENRIDHLEYHIAWTRAFAQEVVRRAVAMGVVTERDGRLFLTDSGRVLATQTMAE; translated from the coding sequence ATGACGCAAGTGCAGCTTGAAATCCTTCTCATTGCCGTCATGGTTGCGGTGGGGTGTGCCCTACCCGGTACCTATCTTGTGTTGCGTCGGATGGCGCTGATGAGCGACGCCATCAGCCATTCGATTTTGCTGGGTATCGTTTTGGCTTACTTTTGGGTTCGCGACTTGAGCTCTCCGTTTCTTGTGGCAGCAGCGACCCTCACAGGGGTCTTGACGGTGACCCTCGTGGAACTGCTGGTGAACACTCGTCGCATCTACAATGACGCTGCGATCGGGCTCGTATTCCCCGCGTTATTCAGCGTTGGTGTATTGCTCATCTCCCGCAACGCAGCACACGTCCACTTGGACACGGATGCGGTTCTATTGGGCGAATTGGCCTTTGCCCCCTTCAATCGCTTCGAGGTGGAGGGTCACGATTTGGGGCCTCTATCCGCATGGGTTATGGGGGGAATTTTGCTCCTCAACGTCCTCTTTGTCACAGTGTTTTACAAAGAGCTCAAGCTGGCGAGCTTTGATGCGGCCCTCGCTGCAGCCCAAGGCTTCATGCCTACCCTTCTTCATTATTCCTTGATGACGTTAGTGAGCGTGACGGCGGTGGGAGCATTTGACGCCGTTGGAAGTGTTCTGGTCGTTGCGTTCATGGTGGTCCCTCCGGCAACTGCCCTTCTGTTGAGCGATCGACTGTCGCGAGTGCTACTTTTAGCGGCGCTTTTTGGGGTCGGGAGCGCAGTCGTTGGGTATTGGGTGGCGCACTTTCTTGACGCCTCCATTGCTGGCTCCATGGCAAGTATGGCAGGCATGATGTTTCTTTTGGTCTACCTCTTTGCACCCAACCGGGGCTTGGTCGCGCAAGCGCGGAGGCGCGCCGCGCAGCGGCTCGAATTCGCGATTCAGATGCTGGTCGTCCACCTTCTCCATCACGAATTGCGCCCTGAGGCTGAGACGGAAAACCGAATTGACCACTTGGAGTACCACATTGCTTGGACGAGAGCGTTCGCGCAGGAAGTTGTCCGTCGAGCGGTTGCTATGGGTGTGGTGACGGAACGGGACGGCCGACTGTTCCTTACCGACTCAGGGCGTGTGCTTGCCACCCAAACAATGGCGGAATAG
- a CDS encoding Heat shock protein GrpE — protein sequence MGNILNSSNGARDRYRLRRARYREFFAQRVADEPNVTIAPELVRQIDMAAKALATENEQLREALKRHKADFDNFRRRTQKEKEELRDAANEAFIAKLLPVLDNFERALASAQTATDVAAVRQGIEMVSAQLNSLLQSEGLTRIDAAGVPFDPQTHEALSVEERTDVPDGQVVEVLQAGYKYKDRVIRPALVKVAKHPSSAAAQK from the coding sequence ATGGGAAACATTCTAAATTCCAGCAACGGAGCACGAGATCGTTATCGGTTGCGGCGCGCTCGATATCGGGAGTTCTTTGCACAACGCGTCGCGGACGAGCCGAATGTGACGATAGCTCCAGAATTGGTTCGGCAAATCGATATGGCGGCTAAGGCATTAGCGACGGAAAACGAGCAACTCCGCGAGGCACTCAAGCGCCACAAAGCGGATTTCGATAACTTCCGGCGTCGTACGCAAAAAGAAAAAGAGGAGCTCCGCGACGCAGCAAACGAAGCTTTTATTGCCAAGCTGTTGCCGGTGCTTGATAACTTCGAGCGGGCGTTAGCAAGCGCGCAAACCGCCACGGACGTGGCCGCTGTACGTCAGGGGATCGAGATGGTTTCGGCGCAGCTGAATTCTTTGCTCCAGTCCGAAGGACTCACAAGAATTGACGCCGCTGGAGTGCCCTTCGACCCGCAGACGCACGAGGCGCTTTCCGTCGAAGAACGAACCGATGTTCCCGATGGTCAGGTCGTCGAGGTGCTGCAGGCCGGTTATAAGTACAAGGATCGCGTGATTCGGCCGGCGTTGGTCAAGGTGGCCAAACATCCGTCGTCGGCCGCTGCGCAGAAATAG
- a CDS encoding putative zinc-binding dehydrogenase produces the protein MERSPVRQLVVIEGRPEWRNVELSPLKPKFLRVRTLFSGVSQGTELLAFELNASPDLPPHPLGYQVAGEVIELGSEGAGGFQVGDRVACYGAPYVSHSQVVDVPYLLATRVPHAMPLPHAAFCGLGAIALHAFRVARLSLGEVAVVIGLGMLGNLIAQFGRIAGCRVVATDLAQSRAEIARSVGIEVAPSWDSLVDRVKGFSMGNGADAVFLAVNRCSEELLRRATELLRLRGRLVIVGTADAQLPREALFAREAELIVSRAGGPGRYDSNYETACVDYPYGYVRWTEGRNVAEYVRLAAEGALQVTPLLTDLVPVSEFAKTYESLSSAPEKHLGVVFDWREESV, from the coding sequence ATGGAGCGTAGCCCAGTTCGCCAACTTGTGGTCATCGAGGGTCGACCTGAGTGGCGAAATGTCGAACTTTCTCCTCTCAAGCCCAAGTTTCTTCGCGTTCGAACGCTTTTTTCTGGTGTTAGCCAAGGGACGGAACTGCTCGCGTTTGAGTTAAACGCTTCGCCGGACTTGCCCCCCCACCCATTGGGGTATCAGGTTGCTGGAGAAGTCATTGAGCTGGGGTCGGAAGGGGCAGGTGGCTTCCAAGTGGGTGACCGCGTCGCGTGCTATGGGGCCCCTTACGTCAGTCACTCGCAGGTGGTAGATGTTCCGTATCTACTGGCCACGCGTGTGCCTCACGCGATGCCACTGCCCCATGCTGCCTTTTGCGGTTTGGGAGCGATTGCGCTCCACGCTTTCCGTGTCGCCCGACTTTCGCTTGGGGAAGTTGCTGTTGTCATCGGACTTGGCATGCTCGGCAACTTGATTGCGCAGTTTGGCCGAATCGCAGGTTGTCGGGTGGTTGCAACAGATCTGGCGCAGTCTCGGGCCGAGATTGCGCGATCGGTTGGAATCGAGGTCGCACCTTCGTGGGATTCGCTGGTTGATCGCGTGAAAGGTTTTTCAATGGGCAATGGTGCCGACGCGGTGTTTCTTGCCGTGAACCGCTGCTCTGAGGAGTTGCTGAGGCGCGCTACCGAGCTTTTGCGTTTGCGTGGGCGGCTCGTGATCGTCGGAACGGCTGACGCCCAACTGCCACGAGAAGCGCTCTTCGCGCGCGAAGCCGAGCTCATCGTGTCGCGCGCTGGAGGGCCGGGACGCTACGATTCCAACTATGAAACCGCATGTGTAGATTATCCCTACGGTTACGTCCGCTGGACAGAAGGTCGAAACGTGGCCGAATATGTCCGGCTTGCAGCGGAGGGCGCTCTGCAGGTTACGCCGCTCCTCACGGATCTTGTCCCAGTCAGCGAGTTTGCGAAGACGTATGAGAGCCTTTCGTCTGCTCCTGAGAAACATTTGGGCGTGGTGTTTGATTGGCGCGAGGAAAGTGTTTGA
- a CDS encoding Manganese ABC transporter, ATP-binding protein SitB, which produces MGPTSTKPENSADQWAVEVSDLTVAYHEKPVLWDVDLVVPAGVLMAIVGPNGAGKSTLLKAILGLVPIAAGRVLIFGRPLTETRHLVAYMPQRESVDWQFPTTVLDVVVMGLYGKLGWFRRPGRRERALACAALEKVGMTAFAHRQISQLSGGQQQRVFLARALVQDAQVYLMDEPFQGVDATTERATITLLQELRAQGKTVLVVHHDLQTVPEYFDWVTLINVRRIACGPVAEVFTEHNLRRAYGGRLSFLSEVAQAEGGR; this is translated from the coding sequence ATGGGGCCAACCTCAACAAAACCCGAGAATTCCGCTGACCAGTGGGCTGTGGAAGTGAGTGATCTTACGGTTGCCTACCATGAGAAGCCAGTCCTTTGGGATGTGGATTTGGTGGTACCCGCCGGCGTTCTCATGGCGATCGTTGGGCCCAATGGTGCCGGGAAATCAACACTCCTGAAGGCGATTCTTGGACTCGTCCCCATTGCCGCTGGCCGCGTGCTCATCTTCGGGCGCCCGCTGACCGAAACCCGGCATCTTGTGGCCTATATGCCCCAGCGCGAGAGCGTCGACTGGCAGTTTCCTACGACTGTCCTCGATGTTGTGGTCATGGGGCTTTACGGAAAGCTGGGATGGTTTCGCCGGCCCGGCAGGCGAGAGCGCGCCCTTGCCTGCGCAGCACTGGAAAAAGTCGGGATGACCGCTTTTGCGCACCGACAAATCAGCCAGCTTTCGGGCGGTCAACAGCAACGTGTGTTCCTTGCACGAGCCCTTGTTCAGGATGCACAGGTGTACCTTATGGATGAACCATTTCAGGGGGTGGATGCCACCACCGAGCGTGCGACAATCACCCTCCTGCAGGAACTCCGCGCACAAGGCAAAACCGTTCTTGTTGTCCATCATGATTTGCAGACTGTGCCCGAGTACTTCGACTGGGTCACTCTGATCAATGTTCGTCGGATTGCATGTGGCCCGGTGGCAGAAGTTTTTACGGAACATAATCTGCGACGCGCGTATGGCGGACGCCTCTCATTCCTCAGTGAAGTGGCACAAGCAGAGGGAGGGCGCTGA
- a CDS encoding Manganese ABC transporter, periplasmic-binding protein SitA, giving the protein MRKDLQHSLLVLQDLHLLKTSHQMPRQLVHRYLKFCLAIGLVFLAGCAPPRADRTPGQPLRVIATTSIITDTVRQVGGDRIQLRGLMGPGVDPHLYKASEGDVQRLAEADIVFYNGLHLEAKLTDVFVKMGRHVRAVPVTRDIPRERLIYPSDAEEAPDPHVWFDVQLWKFAVQTIRDVLCEADPESSAVFAQNASRYLDELEVLDSWVRREMQAIPNEQRVLITAHDAFNYFGRAYDIEVRGLQGISTVAEAGTADVEQLARLIAQRRIRAIFVETSVPVRTIQAMRQTVRALGWNVEIGGELFSDALGSPDTPAASYVGMVRYNVETIVRALKP; this is encoded by the coding sequence TTGCGCAAGGATTTGCAGCATTCCTTGCTTGTGCTTCAGGATCTGCATTTGCTAAAAACTTCCCACCAAATGCCGAGACAACTGGTTCATAGGTATCTCAAATTTTGTCTGGCGATCGGCTTAGTTTTCCTCGCCGGCTGCGCGCCTCCGCGCGCGGATCGAACTCCCGGTCAACCTCTCAGGGTAATCGCGACAACGAGCATCATCACGGACACTGTGCGCCAAGTTGGCGGCGACCGGATTCAGCTCCGTGGCCTGATGGGGCCGGGCGTAGATCCCCATCTTTACAAAGCAAGCGAAGGTGACGTCCAGAGGCTGGCAGAAGCGGATATTGTCTTTTACAACGGCCTCCATCTGGAAGCCAAACTCACAGATGTCTTCGTGAAGATGGGGCGACACGTGCGAGCTGTGCCAGTGACCCGAGATATCCCGCGTGAGCGACTGATTTACCCCTCTGACGCCGAGGAAGCCCCCGATCCTCACGTGTGGTTCGACGTTCAGCTCTGGAAGTTCGCAGTTCAAACCATCCGAGACGTTCTTTGTGAGGCGGACCCTGAGAGTTCGGCCGTCTTTGCCCAAAACGCCTCCCGCTACTTGGACGAACTCGAGGTGTTGGATTCGTGGGTGCGCCGAGAGATGCAAGCCATCCCCAATGAACAACGGGTACTCATCACGGCCCACGACGCATTTAATTACTTCGGTAGGGCATACGATATAGAAGTCCGTGGCTTACAAGGTATCAGCACTGTCGCTGAGGCCGGCACTGCCGACGTCGAGCAACTCGCCCGGCTGATCGCTCAACGTCGTATTCGGGCGATCTTTGTGGAAACGTCCGTCCCTGTGCGCACCATTCAGGCGATGCGGCAGACCGTGCGAGCCTTAGGTTGGAACGTAGAAATCGGCGGTGAGTTATTCTCGGATGCTTTGGGTTCGCCTGACACACCCGCTGCATCGTATGTGGGAATGGTGCGCTACAATGTTGAGACAATCGTGAGGGCGCTGAAACCATGA